Proteins from one Mycobacterium sp. SMC-2 genomic window:
- the hemB gene encoding porphobilinogen synthase, with product MSAYPRQRPRRLRSTPALRRLVAQTSLEPRHLVLPMFVADGIDEPRPIASMPGVVQHTRDSLRSAAADAVTAGVGGLMLFGVPRDEDKDSTGSAGTDPDGILNVALRDLAKDLGDATVLMADTCLDEFTDHGHCGVLDARGRVDNDATLARYVKLAVAQAESGAHVVGPSGMMDGQVAAIRDGLDAAGHTDVVILAYAAKFASAFYGPFREAVSSSLAGDRRTYQQEAGNFREALREVRLDADEGADIIMVKPALGYLDVVAAAADISPVPVAAYQVSGEYAMICAAAANNWIDERAAALESLTSIRRAGADIVLTYWAADAAGWLS from the coding sequence ATGAGCGCCTACCCCCGGCAGCGCCCGCGCCGGCTCCGCTCCACCCCCGCGTTGCGCCGTTTGGTGGCGCAAACGTCTTTGGAACCAAGGCATTTGGTGCTGCCGATGTTCGTCGCCGACGGGATCGACGAACCTCGGCCGATCGCGTCGATGCCCGGCGTGGTGCAGCACACCCGCGATTCGCTGCGCAGCGCCGCCGCCGACGCGGTCACCGCCGGGGTGGGGGGGTTGATGCTGTTCGGCGTGCCCCGCGACGAGGACAAAGACTCGACCGGCTCGGCCGGCACCGACCCCGACGGTATCCTCAACGTCGCCCTGCGGGACCTGGCCAAGGACCTCGGCGACGCCACGGTGTTGATGGCCGACACCTGCCTGGACGAATTCACCGACCACGGCCACTGCGGCGTCCTGGACGCCAGGGGCCGGGTGGACAACGACGCCACGCTGGCCCGGTACGTGAAACTCGCTGTGGCGCAGGCAGAATCGGGCGCGCACGTGGTGGGGCCGAGCGGGATGATGGACGGCCAGGTGGCCGCCATCCGCGACGGCCTGGACGCCGCCGGCCACACCGATGTGGTGATCTTGGCCTACGCCGCGAAATTCGCCTCGGCGTTCTACGGCCCGTTCCGCGAGGCGGTCAGTTCCAGCCTGGCCGGGGACCGGCGCACCTATCAACAGGAGGCGGGCAACTTCCGCGAGGCGCTGCGCGAGGTCCGGCTCGACGCGGACGAGGGCGCGGACATCATCATGGTCAAGCCCGCGCTTGGTTACCTCGACGTGGTGGCGGCCGCGGCGGACATTTCGCCGGTGCCGGTGGCCGCCTACCAGGTCTCGGGGGAGTACGCGATGATCTGCGCTGCGGCCGCCAACAATTGGATCGACGAGCGCGCGGCGGCGCTCGAGTCGCTGACCAGCATCCGCCGCGCCGGCGCCGATATCGTACTGACCTACTGGGCCGCGGACGCGGCCGGTTGGCTTTCGTGA
- a CDS encoding DUF3093 domain-containing protein, with the protein MTTARDAEPKPLFYEPGASWWWVAWGPIAAGAMILIEVWSGAPVSFLIPVIFLVLVSGFVGLQVKAARIHVSVELTEDALRQGTETILVREILKVYPEPENHEASGKDLARWQSARALGELVGVPRGRIGIGLKLTGDRYVQAWARRHRELRAALTPLVQERVEPARSDVADADRDDDTGPAQ; encoded by the coding sequence ATGACTACCGCCAGGGACGCCGAACCGAAACCGTTGTTCTACGAACCGGGCGCCAGTTGGTGGTGGGTGGCGTGGGGCCCGATCGCCGCGGGCGCGATGATCCTGATCGAAGTCTGGAGCGGCGCCCCGGTGTCGTTCCTGATCCCGGTGATCTTCTTGGTCCTGGTGTCGGGGTTCGTCGGGTTACAGGTCAAGGCGGCACGGATTCACGTCTCGGTCGAGCTCACCGAAGACGCGCTGCGTCAGGGCACCGAAACCATCCTGGTGCGCGAGATCCTCAAGGTGTATCCCGAACCCGAGAACCACGAAGCCTCCGGTAAGGACCTCGCGCGCTGGCAGTCGGCGCGGGCACTCGGCGAATTGGTCGGGGTGCCCCGCGGCCGGATCGGCATCGGTCTCAAGCTCACGGGGGATCGCTACGTGCAGGCGTGGGCGCGCCGGCACCGTGAGCTGCGCGCGGCGCTGACCCCGCTGGTCCAGGAGCGGGTGGAGCCCGCCCGATCCGACGTTGCCGACGCCGATCGTGACGACGACACCGGGCCCGCGCAGTGA
- a CDS encoding STAS domain-containing protein, producing MTIADVLTQDRNGIFQCGGAWIRAQRRQLATVVTIRGEIDAFNVDQVGEHIRRFILGEDRVVLDMGDVSQFAEAGISLLETFDDDCRAEGVQWMLVASPAVAEILDDGPDGPAFSSNRSVHEALHDVADAIARRRRMALSLVRTS from the coding sequence ATGACGATCGCCGATGTCCTCACGCAGGACCGGAACGGCATCTTTCAGTGCGGCGGCGCCTGGATTCGGGCGCAGCGTCGTCAGCTGGCGACCGTCGTGACGATTCGGGGTGAAATCGACGCCTTCAACGTCGACCAAGTCGGCGAGCACATTCGGCGTTTCATCCTCGGAGAAGACCGCGTGGTGCTCGACATGGGCGACGTGAGCCAATTTGCTGAGGCGGGCATTTCGCTTCTGGAAACCTTCGACGACGACTGCCGCGCCGAAGGGGTGCAGTGGATGCTGGTCGCGAGCCCGGCCGTCGCCGAAATATTGGACGACGGCCCCGATGGGCCCGCATTTTCGAGCAACCGCTCGGTGCACGAGGCACTGCACGACGTGGCCGACGCCATCGCCAGGCGGCGCCGGATGGCCCTGTCGCTCGTCAGGACGTCTTAG